In Rahnella aquatilis CIP 78.65 = ATCC 33071, one DNA window encodes the following:
- the yiaK gene encoding 3-dehydro-L-gulonate 2-dehydrogenase encodes MQRIEFSLMQQTIFRALQKAGLDEESARTCARIHTESSCDGISSHGLNRVARFVDYVKKGWIDVHAKPELEKSLGAIAIYNGNRGIGITSALFAVEKAAEMAKEYGVGIVALKNSSHWMRGGSYGWHAAEQGMAAICWTNTESCMPAWGGKNTRVGNNPFVMAVPRTRGPIVLDMAMSQYSYGKLQVTRLKNEKLPFPGGYDKEGNLTDDPGPIEASMRILPTGYWKGSGLAIVLDAMAALLSAGSPTNEIDKIGKGSCTGASQIFMVFDPTQLGGAEFTERMADSVADYVNQSDPAEHNRDVRYPGQTAASNREENRRLGIPVDDAVWDEVVRLAE; translated from the coding sequence ATGCAAAGAATTGAATTCAGCCTGATGCAACAGACTATTTTCCGCGCCCTGCAAAAAGCAGGGCTTGATGAGGAAAGCGCGCGGACCTGCGCACGGATCCACACCGAGTCCAGTTGTGACGGCATTTCATCCCATGGTCTGAACCGTGTGGCGCGCTTTGTCGATTACGTCAAAAAAGGCTGGATTGACGTTCATGCCAAACCGGAGCTGGAAAAATCCCTTGGTGCCATCGCCATCTACAACGGTAACCGCGGGATCGGCATTACCAGCGCCCTGTTTGCCGTCGAAAAAGCGGCGGAGATGGCAAAAGAATACGGTGTCGGTATTGTCGCGCTGAAAAACAGCAGCCACTGGATGCGTGGCGGAAGCTATGGCTGGCATGCGGCAGAACAAGGCATGGCGGCGATTTGCTGGACGAATACTGAATCCTGCATGCCTGCGTGGGGCGGCAAAAACACCCGCGTGGGTAACAACCCGTTCGTGATGGCCGTGCCCCGGACCCGGGGCCCGATCGTGCTGGATATGGCAATGTCGCAGTATTCCTACGGCAAATTACAGGTCACGCGGCTGAAAAACGAAAAACTCCCCTTCCCCGGCGGCTATGATAAAGAGGGCAATCTCACAGACGACCCTGGCCCAATCGAGGCATCCATGCGTATTTTGCCAACGGGTTACTGGAAAGGCTCCGGCCTGGCCATTGTACTCGATGCTATGGCTGCGCTGTTGTCCGCCGGATCACCCACCAATGAGATCGACAAAATAGGCAAAGGCAGTTGTACCGGCGCCAGTCAGATTTTCATGGTGTTTGACCCGACACAACTCGGTGGGGCCGAATTCACCGAACGCATGGCCGACAGCGTTGCAGACTACGTTAATCAGTCCGACCCCGCCGAACACAACCGCGATGTCCGTTATCCGGGCCAGACAGCCGCTTCCAACCGCGAAGAAAACCGCCGTCTTGGCATCCCGGTCGATGATGCCGTATGGGATGAGGTGGTACGGCTGGCGGAATAG
- a CDS encoding MFS transporter, which yields MINHHKERPISVKNMLAYGGGDFFGGGCFAVLGLWIMFFYTTYAGLSPAEAGAVIATARLLDAFFDPLMGYVTDNFYRNPLGKKYGRRGFFFLFGAPLIMVTYIIMWVSGMGFWYYLFTYILFYAAYTLAIVPYETLAAEMTSSFKMRTKLTGVRMFFSTGAAILAAWLPGRIIAYLGEDSSSSFLIMGVIFGVLFAVVILMLYFYTWERPIPVDVAAPKLSFRRDMKHLFKSLISTMKVRTFRQHVGMYLGGYVALDVLGAVLAYYIIFVLGQNAVTASNAMTLMTLVQFVCVALFIFLCMKLGNGASYRIAQLFMLASVGLFLAIHLLQLPFNMALIYLSVILMGVGRSGTSYVCWNIYSFIPDVDEMLTGKRREGIFAGVMTFVRKAVQAVALFGVGLLLQHYGFTPKSATQPAEAIYGITLVFGTGSVIFLLVGLYSSMKFRLTRHNHALLVNEIERLKAGGSKYDVTPETRLITEQLTGWPYEKCWGDNNILSQTEELPTLTPDDLSTGADHAKN from the coding sequence ATGATTAATCATCATAAAGAAAGACCGATATCGGTAAAAAATATGCTGGCCTACGGCGGAGGAGATTTCTTCGGCGGCGGATGTTTTGCGGTTCTGGGTTTGTGGATAATGTTTTTCTACACCACCTATGCCGGATTAAGCCCTGCAGAGGCCGGTGCTGTTATTGCGACAGCACGTTTGCTGGATGCTTTTTTCGATCCGCTTATGGGGTATGTCACGGATAATTTCTACCGTAATCCGTTGGGTAAAAAATACGGCCGACGCGGTTTCTTCTTCTTATTTGGTGCGCCGCTGATTATGGTGACCTACATTATTATGTGGGTCAGCGGCATGGGGTTCTGGTACTACCTGTTCACTTATATTTTATTCTATGCTGCCTATACGCTGGCAATTGTGCCTTATGAAACGCTGGCAGCGGAAATGACCTCCAGCTTTAAAATGCGCACCAAACTGACCGGCGTCAGAATGTTCTTCTCCACCGGTGCCGCAATATTAGCCGCCTGGTTACCGGGCCGGATCATTGCCTATCTCGGTGAAGATTCATCCTCATCGTTTCTGATTATGGGGGTGATTTTCGGCGTGCTGTTTGCTGTGGTGATTCTGATGCTTTACTTTTATACATGGGAGCGTCCGATCCCGGTTGATGTCGCTGCGCCGAAACTTTCTTTTCGCCGCGACATGAAACATCTGTTTAAATCACTGATTTCCACAATGAAAGTACGCACCTTCCGTCAGCATGTGGGGATGTATCTGGGCGGTTATGTCGCCCTCGACGTGCTCGGTGCGGTGCTGGCCTATTACATTATTTTTGTCCTCGGGCAAAACGCCGTGACGGCCTCGAACGCCATGACATTAATGACGCTGGTGCAGTTTGTCTGTGTCGCGCTGTTTATTTTCCTGTGCATGAAATTAGGCAATGGTGCGTCTTACCGCATTGCGCAGTTATTTATGCTGGCAAGCGTCGGGTTATTCTTAGCCATCCATTTATTACAACTGCCGTTTAATATGGCGCTGATTTATCTCTCCGTCATTTTAATGGGTGTTGGCCGTTCAGGCACCAGTTATGTTTGCTGGAATATTTACAGCTTTATTCCGGATGTGGATGAGATGCTGACCGGAAAACGGCGAGAAGGTATATTCGCCGGGGTCATGACTTTTGTGCGTAAAGCCGTTCAGGCAGTGGCACTATTTGGTGTTGGCCTGTTATTGCAGCACTACGGATTTACACCGAAAAGCGCAACACAACCTGCTGAAGCCATTTATGGGATCACGCTGGTATTTGGCACAGGTTCGGTCATCTTCCTGCTGGTGGGATTATACAGTTCAATGAAGTTCCGCCTGACACGCCACAACCATGCGCTGCTGGTCAATGAGATTGAGCGACTAAAAGCCGGTGGCAGTAAATATGATGTCACCCCGGAAACCCGCTTAATTACCGAACAACTGACCGGCTGGCCATACGAAAAATGTTGGGGGGATAATAATATTCTTAGCCAGACAGAAGAATTACCCACACTAACGCCTGATGACCTCTCAACCGGAGCCGACCATGCAAAGAATTGA
- the yegS gene encoding lipid kinase YegS, with translation MTTALLILNGKGAAIDELREAVNALRAEGVKLDVRVTWEHGDAARYVNEAVELGCETVIAGGGDGTINEVAGALAQLDGVRPVLGIVPLGTANDFATACNIPPTPEQALQLAVKGRAVEIDLACVNSQHFFINMATGGFGTRITTETPEKLKAALGGVSYFIHGLLRLDTLKADRCEITGPDFQWEGDALVIGIGNGRQAGGGQQICPDALINDGLLQLRLLTSEELLPSFLRSLLSNEENKNILSASLPWLDITAPHDMTFNLDGEPLTGKQFHIEVLPAAIRCRLPPQCDLLG, from the coding sequence ATGACCACAGCACTGCTGATTTTAAATGGAAAAGGTGCGGCCATCGATGAACTGCGCGAAGCGGTGAACGCGCTGCGTGCTGAAGGCGTGAAGCTGGACGTACGGGTCACCTGGGAGCACGGTGATGCAGCGCGTTATGTCAACGAAGCCGTTGAACTGGGTTGTGAAACCGTGATCGCCGGTGGCGGTGATGGAACAATTAACGAAGTGGCGGGTGCGCTGGCACAACTCGACGGTGTAAGGCCGGTTCTGGGGATTGTGCCACTGGGGACGGCCAATGATTTCGCTACCGCCTGCAATATTCCCCCGACGCCTGAGCAGGCATTACAACTGGCGGTAAAAGGCCGGGCCGTCGAGATCGATCTGGCTTGCGTCAACAGCCAGCATTTCTTCATCAACATGGCGACAGGCGGCTTTGGGACACGTATCACCACGGAAACACCGGAAAAACTGAAAGCGGCACTCGGCGGTGTATCCTATTTCATCCACGGGCTTTTACGCCTGGATACGCTCAAAGCTGATCGCTGTGAAATCACAGGCCCGGATTTTCAGTGGGAAGGCGATGCGCTGGTGATTGGCATCGGCAATGGTCGCCAGGCCGGTGGCGGGCAACAAATTTGCCCGGACGCGCTGATCAATGACGGTCTGTTGCAGTTACGTCTTCTGACGTCAGAAGAGCTGCTGCCATCATTCCTGCGCAGCCTGCTCAGTAATGAAGAAAACAAAAATATCCTTTCCGCCAGTCTGCCGTGGCTCGATATCACCGCGCCGCATGACATGACCTTCAATCTCGACGGTGAACCGCTGACCGGCAAACAGTTCCATATCGAAGTTTTACCTGCCGCCATCCGGTGCCGTTTACCCCCGCAGTGCGACCTGCTCGGCTGA
- the yegQ gene encoding tRNA 5-hydroxyuridine modification protein YegQ: MFTRDSFVPELLSPAGSLKNMRYAFAYGADAVYAGQPRYSLRVRNNEFNHQNLETGINEAHTLGKKFYVVVNIAPHNAKLKTFIRDLQPVIDMGPDALIMSDPGLIMMVREAFPQMDIHLSVQANAVNWATVKFWKQMGLTRVILSRELSLEEIAEIRAQVPDMEIEIFVHGALCMAYSGRCLLSGYINKRDPNQGTCTNACRWEYKVQEGKEDAIGNIVHQYEPIPVQQADAAEPTLGIGQPTDKVFMLEEAMRPGEYMSAFEDEHGTYIMNSKDLRAIQHVETLTKMGVHSLKIEGRTKSFYYCARTAQVYRRAIDDAVAGKPFDPTLLSTLEGLAHRGYTEGFLRRHTHDAQQNYEYGFSVSDRQQFVGEFTGNRQDGWAEIDVKNKFSVGDSVEMMTPQGNVQFTLEALRNKKGQPTDVAPGNGHFVYVALPEDISLEFAILLRNLEKTDTRNPHSK; this comes from the coding sequence ATGTTTACCCGCGATTCTTTTGTTCCGGAACTGCTGTCCCCTGCCGGCTCCCTGAAAAACATGCGTTATGCCTTTGCCTACGGTGCCGATGCAGTTTATGCCGGCCAGCCACGCTATAGCCTGCGCGTACGTAATAACGAATTTAACCACCAGAATCTGGAAACAGGCATTAACGAAGCCCATACTCTGGGGAAAAAATTCTATGTGGTGGTGAATATCGCGCCGCATAATGCCAAGCTGAAAACCTTTATCCGTGATTTACAACCGGTAATCGACATGGGGCCGGACGCCCTGATCATGTCCGATCCGGGGCTTATCATGATGGTGCGCGAAGCGTTCCCGCAAATGGATATTCACCTCTCGGTGCAGGCCAACGCCGTTAACTGGGCGACGGTGAAATTCTGGAAACAAATGGGGCTGACACGCGTCATTTTATCCCGCGAACTGTCGCTGGAAGAGATCGCCGAGATCCGCGCTCAGGTGCCGGACATGGAAATCGAGATTTTCGTGCACGGCGCGCTGTGTATGGCATATTCCGGTCGTTGTCTGCTTTCCGGTTATATCAATAAACGCGACCCGAATCAGGGAACCTGCACCAACGCCTGTCGCTGGGAATATAAAGTTCAGGAAGGCAAAGAAGATGCCATCGGCAACATCGTGCATCAGTACGAGCCGATCCCGGTTCAGCAGGCAGACGCCGCAGAACCGACGTTAGGTATCGGCCAGCCGACGGATAAAGTCTTTATGCTGGAAGAAGCGATGCGTCCGGGCGAATACATGAGTGCTTTTGAAGATGAACATGGCACTTATATTATGAATTCCAAGGATCTGCGGGCGATCCAGCATGTGGAAACATTGACTAAAATGGGCGTGCACTCGCTGAAAATCGAAGGCCGCACCAAATCCTTCTATTATTGCGCCCGTACCGCACAGGTTTATCGCCGTGCGATTGATGACGCGGTGGCCGGAAAACCGTTTGATCCGACGCTGTTGTCAACGCTGGAAGGGCTGGCCCATCGCGGCTACACCGAAGGTTTCCTGCGCCGTCATACGCATGACGCACAACAGAACTACGAATACGGTTTCTCCGTCAGCGACCGCCAGCAGTTTGTCGGAGAATTCACCGGTAACCGTCAGGATGGCTGGGCAGAGATCGACGTGAAGAATAAGTTCAGCGTCGGCGACAGCGTGGAAATGATGACGCCCCAGGGCAATGTTCAGTTCACACTGGAAGCGCTGCGCAACAAAAAAGGTCAGCCGACCGACGTGGCGCCGGGTAACGGCCACTTCGTTTATGTCGCGTTGCCGGAAGACATCAGCCTGGAATTCGCGATTTTGTTGCGCAATCTGGAAAAAACAGACACCCGGAATCCGCATTCAAAATAA
- a CDS encoding YegP family protein, with protein MANAHYDLIKARNGQYHFILKAGNGEIILTSEMYASKASAENGISSVQSNVAEENQYEIKPSKDGQFYFVLKAKNHQVIGVSEMYTSLSAAKKGVQSVIKNGLSPEIRDLTQQIA; from the coding sequence ATGGCTAATGCCCACTATGATCTGATTAAGGCGAGGAACGGGCAATATCACTTTATCCTTAAGGCCGGTAATGGAGAGATTATTCTCACCAGCGAAATGTATGCCAGCAAAGCATCTGCGGAAAACGGCATTTCATCGGTACAAAGCAACGTCGCAGAAGAAAACCAGTACGAGATCAAACCCTCGAAAGACGGGCAGTTTTACTTTGTCCTGAAAGCAAAAAACCATCAGGTCATTGGCGTCAGCGAGATGTACACCTCGCTCAGCGCCGCCAAAAAAGGGGTGCAGTCCGTCATCAAAAACGGACTAAGCCCGGAGATCCGTGATCTCACCCAGCAAATTGCCTGA
- the baeR gene encoding two-component system response regulator BaeR, whose translation MNDSALSGPAPLKILIVEDEPKLAQLLIDYLDAAGYATQWLPDGNNVITLVKTQPPALILLDLMLPGISGLSICRDIRQFSDIPIMMVTAKTEEIDRLLGLEIGADDYICKPYSPREVVARVKVILRRCVRTDEHVAKETGLHIDEARFQATFQGHELELTPAEFRLLKTLSVKPGYVFTREVLLNNLYDDYRVVTDRTIDSHIKNLRRKLESLDGEKAFIRAVYGVGYRWEAEPCHLA comes from the coding sequence ATGAACGACTCTGCACTGTCCGGCCCTGCGCCGTTGAAAATTCTGATCGTGGAAGACGAACCTAAACTCGCCCAGTTACTGATCGACTATCTCGACGCGGCGGGCTATGCCACGCAGTGGTTGCCCGACGGGAACAACGTGATTACGCTGGTTAAAACCCAGCCCCCGGCGCTGATCCTGCTGGATCTGATGTTGCCGGGGATCAGCGGATTGTCGATTTGCCGCGATATCCGCCAGTTCTCCGATATCCCCATCATGATGGTGACGGCAAAAACGGAGGAAATTGACCGTCTGCTCGGCCTGGAAATTGGTGCCGATGATTACATCTGCAAACCGTACAGCCCGCGGGAAGTGGTGGCGCGTGTGAAAGTGATCCTGCGCCGTTGCGTGCGTACGGATGAACATGTGGCAAAAGAAACCGGCCTGCACATTGATGAAGCTCGCTTTCAGGCTACCTTTCAGGGGCACGAACTTGAGCTGACGCCTGCGGAGTTCCGCCTGCTAAAAACCCTGTCCGTGAAACCAGGTTATGTCTTTACCCGTGAAGTGCTGCTCAATAATCTCTATGACGATTACCGCGTTGTGACGGATCGCACCATCGACAGCCACATTAAAAATCTGCGCCGCAAGCTTGAATCGCTCGATGGTGAAAAGGCGTTTATCCGCGCGGTATACGGCGTTGGTTACCGCTGGGAAGCAGAGCCCTGCCATTTAGCTTAA
- the baeS gene encoding two-component system sensor histidine kinase BaeS yields the protein MKPGITAKLFMAIFCTCALVLITMNWGVRMSFERGFIDYIRQSNEQRVELLADTLQEQYKQHGNWEFLETNDRLIYQLMRSFEQNSSPRMPPQGWRTKFWILDSHDRRIGGYDQPVPPDLQGPRRVMTVDGVVIGSVISTPAERLTRDADINFERQQSRTSWMIVAFTALLAAAVTWVLSRGMLAPVKRLVNGTHQLAAGNFSTRVEVDSEDELGKLAQDFNQLAMTLEKNEQMRRAFMADISHELRTPLAVLRGELEAMQDGVRKMTVGSLESLQSEVSILTKLVDDLHQLSLSDAGALAYRKVDTDVVHLVQLAEAGSRDRFHNKQLTLTSHLPESAEVFGDPQRLSQLFNNLLENSLRYTDPNGGLEILGEIREKTLHLIFQDSTPGISDEQLIRIFERFYRTEGSRNRASGGSGLGLAICQNIVEAHGGQISASHSPAGGVRITIVLPLSVPHGPRN from the coding sequence ATGAAACCTGGTATCACCGCCAAGCTGTTTATGGCCATCTTTTGTACCTGCGCGCTGGTGTTGATCACCATGAACTGGGGCGTACGGATGAGCTTCGAACGGGGCTTTATTGACTACATCCGCCAGAGCAATGAACAGCGTGTCGAACTGCTGGCGGACACATTGCAGGAGCAGTATAAGCAGCATGGCAACTGGGAATTTCTGGAAACCAATGACCGGCTGATCTACCAGCTGATGCGCTCATTTGAACAAAACAGCAGCCCGAGAATGCCGCCGCAGGGCTGGCGGACAAAATTCTGGATCCTCGACAGTCACGATCGGCGGATCGGCGGTTACGATCAGCCGGTTCCACCTGATCTGCAGGGACCGCGCCGTGTGATGACCGTCGATGGCGTGGTCATCGGTTCGGTGATATCCACCCCCGCTGAGCGCCTGACCCGCGATGCCGATATCAACTTTGAGCGCCAGCAAAGCCGTACAAGCTGGATGATTGTCGCCTTTACCGCGCTGCTGGCTGCTGCCGTAACCTGGGTTTTATCTCGCGGAATGCTCGCACCGGTAAAACGGCTGGTGAATGGCACCCATCAGCTTGCTGCGGGAAATTTCAGCACCCGCGTGGAGGTCGACAGTGAAGACGAACTGGGGAAACTGGCACAGGATTTTAACCAGCTGGCAATGACGCTGGAGAAAAACGAGCAGATGCGCCGGGCATTTATGGCGGATATTTCCCACGAGTTACGCACCCCGCTGGCGGTTTTGCGCGGTGAGCTGGAAGCCATGCAGGATGGCGTGCGTAAAATGACCGTCGGTTCACTGGAATCGCTGCAATCGGAAGTGTCGATTCTGACTAAACTGGTTGATGACCTGCATCAGCTTTCGCTGTCAGATGCCGGTGCGCTGGCGTACCGTAAAGTCGACACCGACGTTGTACATCTGGTGCAACTGGCAGAGGCCGGTTCACGTGACCGCTTCCACAACAAACAGTTAACGCTCACCAGCCATCTGCCGGAAAGTGCCGAAGTATTCGGTGACCCGCAGCGGTTGTCGCAGCTTTTCAACAATTTGCTGGAAAACAGCCTGCGCTATACAGACCCCAATGGCGGCCTGGAAATTCTGGGAGAAATCCGCGAAAAAACGCTGCATCTGATTTTCCAGGACAGTACGCCGGGCATCAGCGATGAACAACTCATCCGTATTTTTGAACGATTTTACCGTACCGAAGGCTCGCGTAACCGCGCCAGCGGCGGCTCAGGTTTAGGTCTGGCGATTTGCCAGAATATCGTCGAAGCCCACGGCGGGCAGATCAGCGCCAGCCACTCTCCGGCGGGTGGCGTACGTATTACGATCGTCCTGCCCCTTTCTGTTCCACATGGCCCGAGAAACTGA
- the mdtD gene encoding multidrug transporter subunit MdtD, producing the protein MKSENTDTLPPSTPLPSSVRWQLWIVAFGFFMQALDTTIVNTALPSMARSLGENPLHMHSVIVAYVLTVAVMLPASGWLADKVGVKWVFFSAIVLFTLGSLLCAQSESLRELVLSRIVQGIGGAMMVPVGRLTVLKIVPRSEYMAAMTMVTLPGQVGPLLGPALGGFLVQYASWHWIFLINLPVGLAGCIATLMIMPNYKMQTRRFDISGFVMLAVCMATLTLALEGSRSMGLTALEVVLLMVAGGGALVIYWLHARGNLSALFSLRLFHTPTFKIGLIGSLLGRIGSGMLPFMTPVFLQLGMGFTPFHAGLMMIPMVLGSMGMKRVVVRLVNQLGYRLALVSATLLLALITLIFPLVAIYGAVWMLPIVLFFQGMVNSLRFSSMNTLTLKDLPPRLASSGNSLLSMIMQLSMSLGVSVAGLLIGLFAHQQAITPDSSTMHTAFLYCYMSMALVIALPAWVFSKVPRDTQKNAIINRRRAEAGSPDPMRKS; encoded by the coding sequence ATGAAATCTGAAAACACTGACACCTTACCGCCTTCCACGCCGCTGCCGTCTTCGGTTCGCTGGCAATTGTGGATCGTCGCCTTCGGCTTCTTTATGCAGGCCCTCGACACCACGATCGTCAATACCGCCCTGCCGTCCATGGCCCGCAGTCTGGGTGAAAACCCGTTGCATATGCATTCGGTCATTGTCGCTTACGTGCTGACGGTCGCGGTGATGTTACCGGCGAGCGGCTGGCTGGCGGATAAAGTCGGTGTGAAGTGGGTATTCTTTTCCGCCATTGTGTTGTTCACGCTCGGATCGCTGCTGTGCGCGCAATCGGAAAGCCTGCGTGAGCTGGTGTTATCGCGCATCGTTCAGGGGATCGGCGGAGCGATGATGGTGCCGGTCGGGCGGCTGACGGTGCTGAAAATCGTCCCGCGCAGCGAATACATGGCAGCAATGACCATGGTGACATTGCCCGGTCAGGTTGGCCCGTTACTTGGCCCGGCGCTGGGCGGTTTTCTGGTGCAATATGCCAGCTGGCACTGGATTTTCCTGATCAATCTGCCCGTCGGTCTGGCCGGTTGCATCGCCACATTAATGATCATGCCGAATTACAAAATGCAGACCCGGCGCTTTGATATCAGCGGGTTTGTGATGCTGGCCGTGTGTATGGCCACGCTGACGCTGGCGCTGGAAGGCAGCCGCAGCATGGGGCTGACGGCGCTGGAAGTCGTGTTACTGATGGTGGCAGGTGGCGGCGCACTGGTCATTTACTGGCTGCATGCCCGCGGGAATCTCTCGGCGCTGTTTTCCCTGCGCCTGTTTCATACGCCGACCTTTAAAATCGGCCTGATCGGCAGCCTGCTGGGGCGTATCGGCAGCGGTATGTTGCCGTTTATGACGCCGGTCTTTCTGCAACTCGGGATGGGCTTTACGCCCTTCCACGCCGGGCTGATGATGATCCCGATGGTGCTGGGCAGTATGGGAATGAAACGCGTGGTGGTCCGGCTGGTTAATCAGCTTGGTTACCGTTTGGCACTGGTCAGCGCCACATTGTTGCTGGCACTGATTACGCTTATCTTTCCGCTGGTGGCGATTTATGGTGCCGTATGGATGCTCCCGATTGTCCTGTTCTTCCAGGGAATGGTGAACTCCCTGCGCTTCTCGTCGATGAATACCCTGACGCTCAAGGATTTGCCGCCGCGCCTTGCCAGCAGCGGCAACAGCTTGCTGTCGATGATCATGCAATTGTCGATGAGCCTCGGTGTCAGCGTCGCCGGTTTGCTGATTGGTCTGTTCGCACATCAGCAAGCGATTACACCTGACAGCAGCACAATGCACACCGCGTTTCTGTATTGCTACATGTCGATGGCACTGGTGATTGCCCTGCCCGCCTGGGTATTTTCCAAAGTGCCGCGAGACACACAGAAAAATGCCATTATTAACCGTCGTCGTGCTGAGGCCGGCTCCCCCGATCCGATGAGAAAATCATGA
- a CDS encoding aldo/keto reductase yields the protein MNKRELGRSGIQVPLLTFGGNVFGWTVDQTASFSLLDALLDHKLNFIDTADVYSSWVEGNKGGESETIIGNWLKKSGKRDQIILATKVGKPMGEGKSGLSPRYIKEAVEASLKRLQTDYIDLYQSHDDDTDTPLAETMAAFDTLIKEGKVRAVGASNYSAPRLAEALKVSQENGLARYETLQPQYNLYDRKVYEEALEKVVTDNGLGVINFYGLAAGFLTGKYRTRADAGKSKRGENVVARCLNERGLKVLAGLDQVAAKHGAQPGQVALAWQIARPGITSPIVSATSLEQLNELAQAATLKLDNEDIKILNDASAW from the coding sequence ATGAACAAAAGAGAACTGGGTCGTTCAGGTATTCAGGTGCCGCTGTTAACCTTTGGCGGCAATGTATTTGGCTGGACCGTCGATCAGACAGCCTCGTTTAGCCTGCTGGATGCCTTGCTGGATCATAAACTGAATTTTATCGACACGGCTGACGTGTATTCGAGCTGGGTTGAAGGCAACAAAGGCGGGGAATCGGAAACGATTATTGGTAACTGGCTGAAAAAATCCGGTAAGCGTGACCAGATCATTCTCGCCACTAAAGTCGGTAAACCGATGGGCGAGGGCAAATCCGGGCTGTCGCCACGCTATATCAAAGAAGCGGTGGAAGCCTCGCTGAAACGTCTGCAAACGGATTATATCGATTTGTATCAGTCACATGATGACGATACTGATACCCCGCTGGCTGAAACCATGGCGGCGTTTGATACGCTTATCAAAGAAGGCAAAGTGCGCGCCGTGGGGGCATCAAACTACAGTGCGCCGCGTCTGGCCGAAGCGCTGAAAGTCAGTCAGGAAAACGGGCTGGCACGTTATGAAACGCTGCAACCGCAATACAATCTCTATGACCGCAAAGTGTATGAAGAAGCGCTGGAAAAAGTCGTGACGGATAACGGTTTGGGTGTCATCAATTTTTATGGCCTGGCCGCCGGCTTCCTGACCGGGAAATACCGCACCAGGGCTGACGCCGGGAAGAGTAAACGCGGTGAAAATGTGGTTGCGCGTTGCCTGAATGAGCGCGGTCTGAAAGTACTGGCCGGGCTGGATCAGGTGGCCGCGAAGCACGGTGCACAACCGGGACAGGTTGCACTGGCCTGGCAGATTGCCCGTCCGGGCATAACCTCGCCTATCGTGAGTGCGACCTCCCTGGAGCAGTTGAACGAACTGGCGCAGGCCGCGACCCTGAAGCTGGATAACGAAGATATCAAAATATTAAACGATGCCAGCGCCTGGTAA